A window of Ignavibacterium sp. contains these coding sequences:
- a CDS encoding phytanoyl-CoA dioxygenase family protein yields MVRIEGLTESSAFEILNSEISDSLKQFLNTPKELSKEQINFYHNNGYVKIENVVEENYLTELRRIIEAAVFIRKGKDERDLKQKSQYEQSFLQCGYLCLDFPAVKEIVFAKRFAGIVRDLMQAEHIRLWHDQALFKEPGGRITDAHQDCSYWPIHEPQFTSTMWLALVDVPVEKGCLYFYPKTNDPNLREYVDIFKNPHQPEFLKNEEKVFVPLNAGDATFHSGLTFHGAGQNKTNQMREAMTVIYIKDGVTFDSSDERNKTHTSCIGLQEGEIINTKYTPILI; encoded by the coding sequence ATGGTTAGAATTGAAGGATTAACTGAATCATCAGCTTTCGAAATTCTTAATTCTGAAATATCAGATTCATTAAAACAATTTCTTAACACACCAAAAGAGTTGTCCAAAGAGCAAATTAATTTCTACCACAACAATGGTTATGTAAAAATTGAAAATGTTGTTGAAGAAAATTATCTGACTGAACTGAGAAGAATTATTGAAGCTGCTGTTTTTATAAGAAAAGGAAAAGATGAAAGAGATTTGAAACAAAAATCACAGTATGAACAATCATTCCTTCAATGTGGATATTTGTGTTTGGATTTTCCTGCTGTAAAAGAAATTGTGTTCGCAAAAAGATTTGCAGGAATTGTTCGAGACTTAATGCAGGCAGAACATATCAGACTCTGGCACGATCAGGCATTATTCAAAGAACCCGGTGGCAGAATTACCGATGCTCATCAGGACTGTAGTTACTGGCCTATTCACGAACCACAATTTACTTCAACAATGTGGCTCGCACTTGTTGATGTTCCGGTTGAAAAAGGTTGTCTTTACTTTTATCCCAAAACAAATGATCCGAACCTTAGAGAGTATGTGGATATTTTCAAGAATCCTCATCAGCCTGAATTTCTTAAAAACGAAGAAAAAGTTTTTGTTCCACTAAATGCTGGAGATGCAACATTTCACTCTGGTTTAACTTTTCACGGCGCAGGTCAAAACAAAACAAATCAGATGCGTGAAGCAATGACTGTTATTTATATAAAAGACGGAGTTACATTTGATTCATCCGACGAAAGAAATAAAACACATACCTCCTGCATTGGACTACAGGAAGGCGAAATAATCAATACTAAATACACACCAATTTTAATTTAA
- a CDS encoding Na+/H+ antiporter NhaC family protein translates to MEHHGFLSILPPVLAIALAIKTRQVFVSLLFGIWLGWIILSDGNFVNGTTATVQALVDVFKDAGNTRTIMFSSLVGALIAFIQRSGGVSGFVKLINNFLDKLEQKKIGNRRKTVQLIAWATGAAIFVESSINALTVGTVFRPIFDKLKIPREKLAYIADSISAPTCILIPLNAWGAYIMGLIAAQSFANPLEVLVKAFPLNFYPMLAMAMVLFVIISQKDFGPMKKAEKRAREEGKVLRDGAIPLISADVVSLEKKDNVKEKAINMILPISVMVGMMPLMLLYTGWSQVENISSYKWYEQIFFALGKGSGSTAVLYSVLTAIIVSSVLYISQKIFTFSETIDLIFKGISGLIPLALLMMLAFAIGTVCRELGTGIYTAELSKQWLSPNFVPVIVFIVACFIAFSTGTSWGTFAIMIAIGVPMAQALDANLYLTIAAALGGGVFGDHCSPISDTTIISSMASASDHIDHVKTQLPYALTAGAITALLYLILGIIIH, encoded by the coding sequence ATGGAACATCACGGTTTCCTTTCAATACTTCCACCTGTTTTAGCAATTGCACTTGCAATTAAAACTCGTCAGGTTTTTGTTTCACTTTTATTTGGAATTTGGCTGGGCTGGATAATTCTCAGCGATGGAAATTTTGTAAATGGCACAACTGCAACAGTTCAGGCACTTGTTGATGTCTTTAAAGATGCAGGAAATACAAGAACCATTATGTTCAGCAGTTTAGTTGGTGCACTGATAGCTTTTATTCAAAGGTCTGGTGGAGTATCTGGATTTGTTAAATTGATTAATAATTTTCTCGATAAACTTGAACAGAAGAAAATCGGAAACAGAAGAAAAACAGTCCAACTTATAGCGTGGGCAACAGGAGCTGCAATTTTTGTGGAATCAAGTATTAATGCTTTGACAGTTGGCACAGTGTTCAGACCAATATTTGATAAACTAAAAATACCAAGAGAAAAACTTGCCTACATTGCTGATTCAATTTCAGCACCTACTTGTATTTTAATTCCGCTGAATGCGTGGGGAGCTTATATAATGGGTTTGATTGCTGCTCAAAGTTTTGCAAATCCTCTTGAAGTTTTGGTCAAAGCTTTTCCTCTAAACTTTTATCCAATGCTTGCAATGGCGATGGTTTTATTCGTAATAATAAGTCAAAAAGATTTTGGTCCGATGAAGAAAGCAGAGAAGCGAGCAAGAGAAGAAGGTAAAGTATTGAGAGATGGAGCAATTCCATTAATTTCCGCTGATGTTGTCTCACTCGAGAAAAAAGATAATGTAAAAGAAAAAGCAATCAATATGATTCTTCCTATTTCTGTGATGGTTGGAATGATGCCTTTGATGTTGCTTTACACCGGTTGGAGTCAGGTTGAAAACATCTCATCATACAAATGGTATGAACAAATATTCTTTGCATTGGGAAAAGGTTCGGGCTCAACAGCTGTTTTATATTCTGTATTAACCGCAATTATCGTTAGCAGTGTTTTATACATCTCTCAGAAAATTTTTACTTTTTCTGAAACAATTGATCTTATATTCAAAGGAATAAGTGGTTTGATACCTTTAGCTTTGCTAATGATGTTAGCTTTTGCGATAGGAACAGTTTGTCGGGAACTCGGAACAGGTATTTACACCGCAGAACTTTCCAAACAATGGTTATCTCCGAATTTTGTTCCCGTAATTGTTTTCATTGTTGCTTGCTTTATTGCTTTTTCGACGGGAACTTCATGGGGAACTTTTGCAATTATGATTGCAATCGGAGTTCCAATGGCACAAGCGCTGGATGCAAATCTTTATCTTACAATTGCAGCAGCACTTGGAGGCGGAGTTTTCGGAGATCATTGTTCACCAATTTCTGATACTACAATTATTTCATCTATGGCTTCTGCAAGTGATCATATAGATCATGTAAAAACTCAATTGCCTTATGCGTTAACTGCGGGTGCGATTACAGCATTGTTATATTTGATTTTAGGAATAATTATTCATTAA
- a CDS encoding BadF/BadG/BcrA/BcrD ATPase family protein, giving the protein MKYLIGIDGGGTKSKCVITDFELKPLYEVTGGPSNFLMLGTDKVAETILSLVIQCANHLNLRYEDIAAIVLGTTGGGRRNDAEELETAITHLAAHKRIPLKNFRVESDARIALEGAFSGKPGSILIAGTGSIMFGKDKAGNIHRVGGFGRFIGDEGSGFRLGQKGLSLVAKEFDGRGNKTFISELLKEKFKIDSPESLITEIYRNNFDIASVAPLVIEAAQRGDNPAQTIIESEADELILHIDSMRKKLKEKKLFLALVGSLITTENYYSFRFKEKVVQKFDDVIIKDAENPPEIGAAIMAKQIS; this is encoded by the coding sequence GTGAAGTACCTAATCGGAATTGATGGAGGCGGAACAAAAAGTAAATGTGTGATCACAGACTTTGAACTTAAACCACTTTATGAAGTTACAGGTGGTCCGTCCAACTTTTTAATGCTGGGAACAGATAAAGTTGCTGAAACAATTCTAAGTCTTGTCATTCAATGTGCAAATCATTTAAACCTCCGGTATGAAGATATTGCCGCAATTGTTTTGGGTACAACGGGCGGAGGCAGAAGAAATGATGCCGAAGAACTTGAGACAGCAATAACTCATCTTGCAGCTCATAAAAGAATCCCGTTAAAAAATTTTCGGGTTGAAAGTGATGCAAGAATTGCACTTGAAGGTGCGTTTAGCGGAAAACCCGGAAGTATTTTAATTGCAGGAACCGGCTCAATAATGTTCGGTAAAGACAAAGCAGGAAATATCCATCGTGTTGGAGGTTTTGGTAGATTTATTGGTGACGAAGGAAGTGGGTTCAGACTTGGTCAGAAAGGATTATCTCTTGTTGCAAAAGAATTTGACGGAAGAGGAAACAAAACTTTTATTTCAGAATTGTTAAAAGAAAAATTTAAGATTGACTCACCGGAAAGTCTTATAACTGAAATCTACCGGAACAATTTTGATATCGCTTCCGTTGCACCGTTAGTGATTGAAGCTGCACAAAGAGGAGACAATCCGGCTCAAACAATTATTGAATCAGAAGCTGATGAACTCATTCTTCATATTGATTCTATGCGAAAAAAACTTAAAGAGAAAAAATTATTTTTAGCATTGGTAGGAAGTTTAATCACAACTGAAAATTATTACTCTTTTCGTTTCAAAGAAAAAGTAGTGCAAAAGTTTGATGATGTTATAATCAAGGATGCTGAAAATCCACCTGAGATAGGTGCTGCAATAATGGCAAAACAGATTTCGTAA
- a CDS encoding MFS transporter: protein MSNQKTEYRNPWYWVPSLYFAQGIPYVMVMSVSVMMYKRLGVSNTDIAFFTSLLYFPWFLKFAWGPFVDMFKTKRFWTVTMQFFVAAALFGIALSLPTSYFWHLTLFVFALMAFSSATHDIAADGFYMLSLPQKDQAAFVGVRSTFYRVATIVGSGLLVIIAGELEGKLGIKGAWSVVFIVMGILFLILFLYHKFILPYPLEDKGTLADKKLSAKQILLLIGGFLLVAVSFFILYEILNFFLSLMNISSMGKTITSTILLVILAVVLFRTIVAAQVDKFENSGNKNDAFTPFIEFLKAFVVFMRKKDIWIILAFLLFFRFAEAQLVKLVQPFLLDPRDKGGLGLTTSEVGIVYGTIGVLALTAGGLLGGYVISKKGLKWWLWPMVLIMHLPDLVFVYLSQTQPTNLFIISAAVAFEQFGYGFGFTAYMMYMIMISQGEHKTAHYAICTGIMALGMMIPGMFSGALQEAIGYSNFFLWVVASTIPGFIVTALVKIDPEFGIKADKK, encoded by the coding sequence ATGTCAAATCAAAAAACTGAATATAGAAATCCTTGGTATTGGGTTCCAAGTTTATATTTTGCTCAAGGCATTCCTTATGTAATGGTGATGTCAGTTTCTGTTATGATGTATAAAAGATTAGGAGTTTCGAATACCGACATCGCATTTTTTACCAGCTTACTTTACTTTCCATGGTTTTTGAAGTTTGCGTGGGGACCTTTTGTCGATATGTTCAAAACAAAAAGGTTCTGGACAGTTACGATGCAGTTTTTTGTTGCAGCTGCTCTGTTTGGAATAGCACTAAGTTTACCAACTTCATATTTCTGGCATCTGACTTTATTTGTCTTCGCATTGATGGCATTCAGTTCTGCTACTCATGATATTGCTGCAGATGGATTTTATATGCTCAGTCTTCCTCAAAAAGATCAGGCAGCGTTTGTTGGTGTTAGAAGTACTTTCTATCGTGTAGCAACAATCGTTGGTTCAGGTTTGCTTGTGATAATTGCAGGCGAATTGGAAGGAAAGCTCGGAATCAAAGGTGCCTGGTCTGTTGTTTTTATTGTGATGGGAATACTCTTTTTAATTCTGTTTCTTTACCACAAATTTATTTTACCATATCCACTTGAGGATAAAGGAACATTAGCTGATAAAAAATTATCTGCCAAACAGATTTTACTTCTGATTGGTGGATTTCTTTTGGTTGCAGTTTCATTTTTTATTCTTTATGAAATTCTGAACTTCTTCCTTTCTTTAATGAATATTTCATCAATGGGAAAAACTATTACGAGTACTATTCTTCTCGTGATACTTGCAGTGGTTTTATTCAGAACAATTGTTGCTGCACAAGTTGATAAGTTTGAAAACTCAGGAAATAAAAATGATGCTTTTACTCCTTTTATCGAGTTCCTGAAAGCATTCGTAGTCTTTATGCGTAAGAAAGATATATGGATAATACTTGCATTTCTTCTTTTCTTCAGATTTGCAGAAGCCCAACTTGTTAAACTTGTTCAACCGTTTTTATTAGATCCTCGCGATAAAGGTGGACTTGGATTAACTACTTCCGAAGTCGGTATTGTCTATGGAACAATCGGTGTTTTGGCTTTAACAGCTGGTGGTTTGCTTGGCGGTTATGTTATTTCAAAAAAGGGATTGAAGTGGTGGTTATGGCCAATGGTTCTTATTATGCATTTACCAGATTTGGTTTTTGTTTATTTATCACAAACACAGCCGACGAATCTTTTTATAATCAGTGCAGCAGTAGCATTTGAACAATTTGGTTACGGATTTGGCTTCACTGCATATATGATGTATATGATTATGATTTCACAGGGAGAGCATAAAACAGCACACTATGCAATTTGCACTGGTATTATGGCGCTTGGAATGATGATTCCCGGTATGTTCAGTGGTGCTTTACAGGAAGCCATTGGATACTCTAATTTCTTTTTGTGGGTTGTGGCTTCAACTATTCCGGGTTTCATCGTTACAGCTTTAGTAAAAATTGATCCGGAGTTTGGAATTAAAGCAGATAAAAAATAA
- a CDS encoding M3 family metallopeptidase, translated as MRNIISKVFLLTFISTVMLAQTISNNPFFEEWKTPFQTPPFSKIKNEHFLPVLEEGIKQQRAELEQIINNPEAPTFQNTIAALEKSGKLLTKVSRVFFNLTSANTNDELQKVAETITPQLTKLNNDIYLNEKLYQRIKTIYDQRESLNLNKEELRLLENYYTDFTRAGIGLSEDKKKRLREINEQLSSLQLKFGDNLRKETNALGLVVDKEEDLTGLPDAVIKAAAELAEANGLKGKWAFNLQRPSWTPFLQYSQKRELREKLYKAYINRGNNNNEFDNKEIIKKIVALRIEKAKLLGYETYAHFKLEKNMAKTPENVLKFLNELWLPSINQAKVEAAEMQKLINDEGGKFKLAAWDWWYYAEKVKKAKYALDEEMLRPYFKMENVRKGAFDVASKLYGIKFIKRNDIEVYDNDVEVYEVQEADGSLVGILYTDYYPRNGKRAGAWMSYYRGQSNMDGEMIYPLVVNVGNFTKPTSDKPALLSFDDVNTLFHEFGHALNGLFARSTYPGSKRSPVDFVELPSQIMENWASHPDVLKMYARHYQTNEPIPDELIQKIQNSQYFNKGFEQTEYLAASFLDMDWHTLNQPTETDVNKFEEESLNRIGLIPEIASRYQSTNFNHIFGGDGYSAGYYGYSWAAVLDADAFEAFLETDLFNQEVAESFRKNILEKSGSDDPMELYKKFRGREPKVDALLKRLGFKK; from the coding sequence ATGAGAAATATCATATCAAAAGTTTTTTTATTAACATTCATTTCAACGGTTATGCTTGCACAAACTATTTCGAACAATCCTTTTTTTGAAGAGTGGAAAACTCCTTTTCAAACTCCACCATTCAGTAAAATAAAGAATGAACATTTTCTTCCCGTACTTGAAGAAGGAATTAAACAACAAAGAGCAGAGTTGGAACAAATTATCAATAATCCCGAAGCTCCAACTTTTCAAAACACAATTGCTGCTCTTGAAAAAAGCGGAAAGTTGTTAACAAAAGTTTCAAGAGTGTTTTTTAATCTCACAAGTGCAAATACCAATGATGAACTTCAGAAAGTAGCCGAAACAATTACTCCGCAATTGACAAAACTGAACAATGATATTTATCTGAATGAAAAACTCTATCAGAGAATAAAAACAATTTACGATCAGAGGGAATCACTTAATTTGAACAAAGAAGAACTACGTTTGCTGGAAAATTATTACACTGATTTTACCCGCGCTGGAATCGGATTAAGTGAAGATAAAAAGAAAAGATTAAGAGAAATAAATGAGCAATTAAGCTCTCTTCAGTTAAAGTTCGGTGATAATCTGAGAAAGGAAACTAATGCATTGGGACTCGTAGTTGATAAAGAAGAAGATTTAACAGGATTGCCTGATGCAGTAATAAAAGCAGCCGCAGAACTTGCAGAAGCTAATGGTTTGAAAGGGAAGTGGGCTTTTAATCTTCAGAGACCAAGCTGGACGCCGTTCCTTCAATATTCACAAAAAAGAGAATTGAGAGAGAAATTATACAAAGCATACATCAACAGAGGTAATAACAATAACGAATTTGACAATAAAGAAATCATAAAGAAAATCGTTGCATTGAGAATTGAAAAAGCAAAGCTACTCGGGTATGAAACCTATGCTCACTTCAAACTTGAAAAGAATATGGCAAAAACTCCTGAAAATGTTTTAAAGTTTTTAAATGAGCTTTGGCTTCCTTCAATCAATCAGGCAAAAGTTGAAGCTGCTGAAATGCAAAAATTAATTAATGACGAGGGTGGAAAATTCAAATTAGCCGCCTGGGACTGGTGGTACTATGCTGAAAAAGTTAAGAAAGCAAAATACGCTCTTGATGAAGAAATGCTCAGACCTTATTTCAAAATGGAAAATGTTCGTAAAGGTGCTTTTGATGTTGCAAGTAAGTTATATGGAATTAAATTCATTAAAAGGAATGACATTGAAGTTTATGACAACGATGTAGAAGTTTATGAAGTTCAGGAAGCAGATGGCTCTTTAGTCGGAATTCTTTATACAGATTACTATCCAAGAAACGGAAAACGTGCCGGAGCGTGGATGAGTTACTACCGCGGACAATCAAATATGGATGGTGAAATGATTTATCCGCTTGTTGTTAATGTCGGTAACTTCACAAAGCCAACTTCCGATAAACCAGCTCTGCTTAGCTTTGATGATGTTAATACTTTATTTCATGAATTCGGTCATGCTTTGAATGGTTTATTTGCTCGATCAACTTATCCCGGTTCAAAACGATCTCCGGTTGACTTCGTTGAACTTCCGTCTCAGATAATGGAAAATTGGGCATCACATCCGGATGTACTTAAAATGTACGCAAGACATTATCAGACAAATGAACCAATTCCTGATGAGTTGATACAAAAAATTCAGAACTCGCAATACTTCAACAAAGGATTTGAGCAAACCGAATATCTGGCTGCATCTTTTCTTGATATGGATTGGCATACACTAAATCAACCAACTGAAACAGATGTAAATAAATTTGAAGAAGAAAGTTTAAACAGAATTGGTTTGATTCCTGAAATCGCTTCAAGATATCAAAGCACCAACTTCAACCATATTTTTGGTGGAGATGGATACTCAGCAGGATATTATGGTTATAGCTGGGCAGCTGTTCTTGATGCTGATGCATTCGAAGCATTTCTTGAAACAGATTTATTTAATCAGGAAGTTGCTGAATCATTCAGAAAAAATATTCTTGAGAAAAGCGGAAGCGATGATCCAATGGAATTGTATAAAAAATTCAGAGGCAGAGAACCAAAGGTTGATGCATTACTTAAGAGATTGGGATTTAAGAAGTAA
- a CDS encoding C40 family peptidase: MKKFLTIVFVLSILSNNILSQVNPDMEKVKSIIKDVKEKFAPDKRVAVFNIEVEQPEKKIIIKGETNLPEAKNFLIKTLDAEAIKYEDKIELLPSKQLGDKIYGVVNLSVSNIRTNPDHPAELSTQSLLGTPIQILKKGQWGYYLVQTPDGYISWLDDDGFQMMNENEWNEWKKSEKIIYTNEFGWAYETADIKSQHISDLVAGNLLKLLSEENDFYQVEFPDKRIAYVLKSESERFDEWYKKLNPTGEDILSTAYRFMGVPYLWGGTSAKGMDCSGFTKTVYFLNGIILLRDASQQVNTGELVETTNGWENLQAGDLLFFGSKANGEKKERITHVAIYIGDGDFIHASGRVRINSFNKTKPYYSEYRDNAFIRAKRILSSVGKNGIERIMDNEFYNVKTTQ; the protein is encoded by the coding sequence ATGAAAAAATTTTTAACAATAGTTTTTGTTTTATCAATTCTTTCAAATAATATTTTATCACAGGTGAATCCTGATATGGAAAAAGTAAAATCGATTATAAAAGATGTAAAAGAAAAATTCGCACCTGACAAAAGAGTAGCTGTATTCAATATTGAAGTTGAGCAGCCCGAGAAGAAAATAATTATAAAAGGTGAAACCAATCTTCCTGAGGCAAAGAATTTTCTTATCAAAACACTTGATGCGGAAGCGATAAAGTATGAAGATAAAATTGAATTACTTCCATCAAAGCAATTGGGCGATAAAATTTACGGAGTTGTAAATCTTTCTGTTTCAAACATCAGAACAAATCCTGATCATCCGGCAGAACTTTCCACTCAATCTTTGCTTGGCACACCAATTCAAATTTTGAAGAAAGGACAATGGGGTTATTATCTTGTTCAGACTCCAGATGGTTACATATCCTGGCTTGATGATGATGGGTTTCAGATGATGAATGAAAATGAATGGAACGAATGGAAAAAATCAGAAAAGATAATTTATACAAATGAATTCGGGTGGGCTTATGAAACTGCAGATATAAAATCACAACATATCTCTGATTTAGTTGCAGGAAATCTTCTCAAGTTATTGTCCGAAGAAAATGATTTTTATCAGGTTGAATTTCCGGATAAACGAATTGCTTATGTTCTTAAATCAGAATCGGAAAGATTTGATGAATGGTATAAAAAGCTAAATCCAACCGGCGAAGATATACTAAGCACTGCATACAGATTTATGGGAGTTCCATATTTGTGGGGCGGAACCTCAGCTAAAGGAATGGATTGTAGCGGATTCACTAAGACAGTTTATTTTCTGAACGGAATTATTTTACTAAGAGATGCTTCACAACAAGTTAATACCGGTGAATTAGTTGAAACAACCAATGGTTGGGAAAATCTGCAAGCCGGTGATTTACTTTTCTTTGGTTCTAAAGCGAATGGCGAGAAGAAAGAAAGAATTACTCATGTTGCAATTTATATTGGTGACGGCGATTTCATTCACGCATCAGGTAGAGTAAGAATTAATAGTTTTAATAAAACAAAACCATATTACAGTGAGTATCGCGATAATGCATTCATAAGAGCAAAGAGAATTTTATCTTCAGTTGGTAAAAATGGAATTGAAAGGATAATGGATAATGAGTTTTATAATGTGAAGACGACTCAATGA
- a CDS encoding transglutaminase-like domain-containing protein — MKTIILTIMLSTFILPQTKFDDVNELVKAGEFTIATKLIDEKIKTMNLLHEEIFQLQFEKERLERIRKDFNKTADDILKYVRKYYPNATESDLQKWEEDGSLEFKVIDGKKWYFARAASNLFRINKEAKKQKELVDGFKKDPLDVFLESYIPEVLDESANSQEKLVKPVTFKLNYKVTVEPNVVPPGEVIRCWLPFPREGHERQKNIKLLGINSDEYVIASNDNLQRTIYFEKVAQKDQTTVFNIALEVTNYAEVNFIDPDFVKPYNKNSGLYKTFTAEKAPHIVFTDKIKNLSKEIVGDEKNPYLIAKKIFTWISINIPWAEAREYSTIENISEYCINRKHGDCGIKTLLFMTLCRFNGIPAKWQSGWMLHPGEVNLHDWCEIYLEGYGWVPVDQSFGMVDSEEDNEKYFFLGSIDPYHLIINDEYSTPLFPAKIFPRSETVDFQRGELEWRGGNLYFDKWDYHMEVDYIEPK; from the coding sequence ATGAAAACAATCATTCTAACAATTATGTTATCAACTTTTATTCTTCCACAAACAAAATTCGATGATGTTAATGAGCTTGTTAAAGCAGGTGAATTTACCATAGCAACTAAACTTATCGATGAAAAAATTAAAACAATGAACTTATTGCACGAAGAAATATTTCAACTTCAGTTTGAAAAAGAACGACTTGAAAGAATCAGAAAAGATTTTAACAAAACTGCTGATGACATATTGAAGTATGTCAGAAAGTATTATCCGAATGCAACTGAATCGGATTTGCAAAAATGGGAGGAAGATGGCTCACTTGAGTTCAAAGTAATTGATGGTAAAAAATGGTACTTCGCTAGAGCAGCATCAAATCTTTTCAGGATAAATAAAGAAGCAAAAAAGCAGAAAGAATTGGTAGATGGTTTTAAGAAAGACCCTCTTGATGTTTTTCTTGAATCCTATATTCCAGAAGTTCTTGATGAATCAGCCAATTCTCAGGAAAAACTTGTAAAGCCGGTTACATTCAAATTAAATTATAAGGTTACTGTTGAACCAAATGTAGTTCCGCCTGGTGAAGTGATAAGATGTTGGTTACCATTTCCAAGAGAAGGTCACGAAAGACAGAAGAATATTAAATTGCTGGGAATAAACTCAGATGAGTATGTAATCGCAAGCAATGATAACTTGCAACGAACAATTTATTTTGAAAAAGTCGCACAAAAAGATCAAACAACTGTTTTTAACATCGCACTTGAAGTTACAAATTACGCTGAAGTAAATTTTATTGATCCTGATTTTGTAAAACCCTACAACAAAAATTCTGGTTTATACAAAACTTTTACCGCTGAAAAAGCTCCGCATATTGTATTCACTGATAAAATCAAAAATCTCTCAAAAGAAATTGTGGGTGATGAAAAAAATCCTTACCTAATTGCTAAGAAAATATTCACATGGATTTCAATAAATATTCCGTGGGCCGAAGCGAGAGAATATTCAACAATAGAAAATATATCCGAGTATTGCATTAACAGAAAACACGGCGATTGCGGAATTAAAACACTTTTGTTTATGACTCTTTGCAGATTCAATGGAATTCCTGCTAAATGGCAAAGTGGATGGATGCTTCATCCGGGTGAAGTAAATCTTCACGACTGGTGCGAAATTTATCTTGAAGGTTATGGATGGGTTCCCGTTGATCAGTCATTTGGTATGGTAGATTCTGAAGAAGATAATGAAAAATATTTTTTCCTCGGAAGCATTGACCCTTACCACTTGATAATAAATGACGAATACTCAACTCCATTGTTCCCGGCAAAAATTTTCCCGAGAAGTGAAACCGTTGATTTTCAGAGAGGTGAATTAGAATGGCGTGGTGGAAATTTATATTTTGACAAATGGGATTATCATATGGAAGTTGATTACATTGAACCAAAATAA
- a CDS encoding DUF5009 domain-containing protein, which translates to MKPSERLVSLDVFRGITIMGMILVNNPGTWSAVYPQLLHAEWHGCTFTDLIFPFFLFIVGVAISYSLTKRKAQGGSMKSLYLNIIRRTVILFLLGIILNGFPFGLLFGHQFSWETLRIPGVLQRIAIVYCVAAFLFLTTSTKFQYWFTAAILILYAAVMSFIPVPGVGYANFEPGKNLSAWIDQMILGAHLWSGTKLWDPEGILSTIPAIGSAMLGIFTGNWLRSENDQKEKVVYLFIWANVLMIAGWIWSFWFPLNKNLWTSSYVLWTAGLALHFLGFCYWFIDVKKITWWTKPFLVYGMNAITVFFLSGILGRIMYMVKWTAEDGKVFTIKSYLFETFFLSWLEPINASLAWAIFYILFWLGLMWILYAKKIFIKV; encoded by the coding sequence ATGAAACCTTCCGAACGATTAGTCTCTCTTGATGTGTTCAGGGGAATTACAATTATGGGGATGATTTTGGTTAATAATCCGGGAACCTGGAGTGCTGTTTATCCGCAGTTGCTTCACGCGGAATGGCATGGATGTACATTTACTGATTTGATATTTCCGTTTTTCCTTTTCATCGTTGGTGTTGCGATTTCATACTCATTAACCAAGCGCAAAGCTCAGGGCGGAAGTATGAAATCACTTTATCTTAATATTATCAGAAGAACTGTAATTTTGTTTTTGCTTGGAATAATTCTGAACGGATTTCCTTTCGGTTTATTATTCGGTCATCAGTTTTCGTGGGAGACTTTAAGAATTCCCGGAGTGCTGCAGAGAATTGCAATCGTTTATTGTGTGGCAGCATTTTTATTTTTAACCACTTCAACAAAGTTTCAGTATTGGTTTACTGCAGCGATATTAATTCTTTATGCTGCTGTTATGAGTTTTATTCCTGTACCCGGAGTTGGTTATGCTAATTTCGAACCAGGAAAAAATTTATCTGCGTGGATTGATCAGATGATTTTAGGTGCGCATTTGTGGAGTGGAACAAAGTTGTGGGATCCGGAAGGAATTCTTTCAACAATTCCTGCTATCGGTTCTGCTATGCTTGGTATTTTTACCGGCAACTGGTTAAGGAGTGAAAATGATCAGAAAGAAAAAGTAGTTTATCTGTTTATTTGGGCGAATGTTTTAATGATTGCCGGTTGGATCTGGAGTTTCTGGTTTCCGCTGAATAAAAATTTGTGGACAAGCTCCTATGTACTTTGGACTGCCGGACTTGCTTTGCATTTTCTCGGATTTTGCTATTGGTTTATTGATGTGAAAAAAATTACCTGGTGGACAAAACCATTTTTAGTTTATGGTATGAATGCAATTACTGTTTTCTTTCTCTCAGGCATTTTAGGCAGAATTATGTATATGGTAAAATGGACAGCTGAAGATGGAAAAGTTTTTACAATTAAATCATATTTATTTGAAACATTTTTCCTTTCCTGGTTAGAACCAATTAATGCATCACTTGCCTGGGCAATATTTTATATTTTATTCTGGCTTGGCTTGATGTGGATTCTTTACGCAAAGAAAATTTTTATAAAAGTTTGA
- a CDS encoding type II toxin-antitoxin system HicA family toxin, producing the protein MHQGKRQVLVFPNHKEIDKGTLKAIYRQATKYIPESELRGQFYYE; encoded by the coding sequence TTGCATCAAGGTAAAAGACAAGTTTTAGTTTTTCCTAACCATAAAGAGATTGATAAAGGAACACTAAAAGCAATTTATAGACAAGCAACTAAGTATATTCCGGAAAGTGAACTCAGAGGACAATTTTATTATGAATAG